AATGACCGAAACATCCGCTCGGCCCTGGTTTTTGCCCGTACCAAACACGGCGCTGATCGGGTTGCCAAGGATCTGCAAAAAGCTGGGATTCAGGCTGAAGCCATCCATGGGAATAAATCACAAAACGCCCGTCAGCGCGCGCTTTCGAATTTTAAAAGCCGCGAAACCCGTGTACTGGTAGCTACTGATATTGCCGCTCGCGGTATCGATGTGGACGAGCTCTCGCATGTGATAAACTATGAGCTCCCCAATATCCCGGAAACCTATGTACACCGTATCGGGCGAACGGGTCGAGCGGGCCACGATGGCGTTGCGTTGTCCTTTTGTGATTCGGAAGAGACGGCGTATCTGAAAGACATCCATAAGCTAATTGGTAAAAACGTTCCTGTCGTTACGGACCATCCGTATGTTCTCGATATGGCGACAGTCGCTGTAACGTCCGCTCCGGTTCAGCGTCAGGGCCAAAACCGACGGAACGCTCAGCCGAGTGCCCGACCGAAGGGATCAGGTAGCCCCGCCAGGCAGGAGTCTCGCCAACGTCCGAATAGTCATGCGAATCGGACGACGAATTCTTCCGACAGCAAAAATCAGGGAAATAGACCTGACGGACAGTTTGATAAAAATCGTTCTTTCGGACGTACATCAGAGCCGAATCAGCATCCTTCAAAGCAGGGTGCCCCTCAAAACAAACCAGGTCGTGGTAGCGGCAACAGTCGTTTTCTAAATTTCGGCTCTGACAAGAACTACTAGAAATTTCTGCAATACAGGGTTCAATGAGGGACCGTATCTTCTCCTCCCCCATTGAACCCTGTATTGAATCAGTACTTCTCCTTTTTTACGACGCTAATCTGACCATTTCGTTCGATTAGTATCGCTTTTACGTCATCAATACTATCCTTCTGCCCTACCTGCCGGACAGCCTCCCGTAAGTCCTGTTCGCTCACCAGCATCGCTCTCATATGGCTGCGGATGAAATGTCCATTTTCAAACAGTACTTTGTCATTACCACTTACAAGACGGCTTAACAAAGGGCTTTGAACGCATAGATAGGCCAGCAAGCGGTGTAGAATAACCAGCGCCAGACTTGCACCCAGAACACCCGTAAAGGATGAAGCGCCTACAATACCCCGACTCAGGGTTGCCCCTAAAAGCAGCGAAATTACCGTATCGAAGGGAGAACGCATCCCAAATGAACGCCGACCAGCCAATCGCACCAGCGCAATGGTCAATAGAAAGGCCACTACCGCCCGGCATATCATTTGGCCATCAGTCAATTGATCGTCTTTATGAAGCAAATCGCCAAATAATTCGGTCATCATAGTCGATTAGCTGGTGAGATTTGTCAGAATAGCGTGTAAACTACAACCCGCCCCAATGGTTTTACCGTTGAACCATTTTTCGGCAAACGGTCCAGATCAATAGTCTGAAAATGCTAGAGGTTTCTGGGTACAAAAAACCGTGCCATAGCATAGAGCCCTGGCACGGTATATTGTGACGGATAGTGATCATTACTTCGCTGAAGTCAGTACTTTTTGCATTTGTTCGGCCACAAACATGTTACCAGCATCGTTAAGATGGACGCGATCGGTGGTTAGAATGCCCCGATCTTTATTCTCAGGGTTATTTTTAAGGTTATAGTCCAGGAACGCTTTCCGCAGATCGACCAAGGGGAGATTGTATTGTTTAGCCAGGTTACGAATAAACTGGCTGTACTGGTTCAGGTCGCCATCCTGCTGATTCGTCATATCGGTTTTTTCGCCAATGGCGGCTGGCGTACATAAAACCACCCGAACATTTGCAGCCTGCAATTTCTTCACAACCGCTTCGTAAAACCGGACAAACTTATCGGGATCGGTACCAGTACCCGACGTGGCTTTATGCCAGACGTCATTTACACCCACCCAAATCACGACTACATCGGGTTTCTGGGCAATCACGTCGTCGTCCATACGCAGGAAGAGGTCATAAATTTTATTACCTCCAATACCTGCGCCAATCAGTTCATACTGATCAGATGGCAACATGGTTTTTAACTTATCAATGTATCCACCGGGCTTAACACCCGCTTGCGTGATAGAATCACCAAAAAAAACGACGCGTGTTGGTTTAGCAACCGTCATAGCCAGTAAGCCCACGGCCACCAGCATCACAGAAAGGCGAAAGATTGTTTTCATACTCAGCAAAGATAGAGGACACATAAATTTACCTGAAACGTATCCCGAAATCGTATTGGCCTATGAAACCATCCATTTTGCGGACGCGGGTTCGAAACCAGAACTATTTCACCAAACATCGTATGCCGTGAACGAAACACTGAATTACCCTTTCATAAACCGAACTAACCCGGCTTCGAGCAATAGAAAGCCCAGTGCGGCCAGCAGAAAATATTTCCATAGGCTTTTGCCCAGGTTTTCCTGTTCCAGCACCTGCACAAAATCACCATCCTGAATGCTGTCGAACACCTCTACATTAGGCTGATTCGCAAATGCCCGGCGAAGTTCATCGGCTGAATAAAAATCCATCGACGATTCCTGATTACCGTGGTTAAAGGCTAACAATCGCTCAGTTTTTCCATCCAACTGCAAGGCATAATAGCCTGCTTCAACTTCCTGTCCAGCCGCCAGTTCGTTACTTTTCGGCATTTCGAGGAGC
This window of the Spirosoma aerolatum genome carries:
- a CDS encoding DUF421 domain-containing protein — protein: MMTELFGDLLHKDDQLTDGQMICRAVVAFLLTIALVRLAGRRSFGMRSPFDTVISLLLGATLSRGIVGASSFTGVLGASLALVILHRLLAYLCVQSPLLSRLVSGNDKVLFENGHFIRSHMRAMLVSEQDLREAVRQVGQKDSIDDVKAILIERNGQISVVKKEKY
- a CDS encoding DEAD/DEAH box helicase, giving the protein MQFSDLSVIDPILKALAEEGYTTPTPIQEQAIPILLRRRDLLGCAQTGTGKTAAFAIPILQLLNEDRVKNPKAPRRIKTLVLTPTRELAIQIAESFTAYGRHLNLRHTVIFGGVSQHAQVNALKAGIDVLIATPGRLLDLMNQGFINLRDVQFFVLDEADRMLDMGFIHDVKKVIARLPERRQSLFFSATMPPDVAKLADTILHNPAKVEVTPVSSTADTIQQAMYFVGKEDKRKLLVHILNDRNIRSALVFARTKHGADRVAKDLQKAGIQAEAIHGNKSQNARQRALSNFKSRETRVLVATDIAARGIDVDELSHVINYELPNIPETYVHRIGRTGRAGHDGVALSFCDSEETAYLKDIHKLIGKNVPVVTDHPYVLDMATVAVTSAPVQRQGQNRRNAQPSARPKGSGSPARQESRQRPNSHANRTTNSSDSKNQGNRPDGQFDKNRSFGRTSEPNQHPSKQGAPQNKPGRGSGNSRFLNFGSDKNY
- a CDS encoding SGNH/GDSL hydrolase family protein, which encodes MKTIFRLSVMLVAVGLLAMTVAKPTRVVFFGDSITQAGVKPGGYIDKLKTMLPSDQYELIGAGIGGNKIYDLFLRMDDDVIAQKPDVVVIWVGVNDVWHKATSGTGTDPDKFVRFYEAVVKKLQAANVRVVLCTPAAIGEKTDMTNQQDGDLNQYSQFIRNLAKQYNLPLVDLRKAFLDYNLKNNPENKDRGILTTDRVHLNDAGNMFVAEQMQKVLTSAK